ATAGCTGCCATGGAGTCTCAAGGAgaaaaatactgtcttttttaaaatgtgtttacaaACCTATCCAACTGCGCTTTTaaaactgacaaaaaaaaaaaaaccaggtaGTGATCTTGACCAAGCAAAAGACCTATAAAACACTTCTTACCGATTCTTCTCATTGCAACGGAGGTGAATGTAAATTTTCAAATGCATTGACACACAGATGCACTGAAATTAAAGAAGCATTCAAAAACTGCATTACAGGTTAAAAGCAAGTTTGTAAGTCTCATTTGGTCAGAATGCTGTAAAAGAATAATCCCTAAGCACATACAGTGGAAGTGgccattttgtgaactgaacAAATATGTGTGATAATACATGTTATTGCTTCAATTTCTGACGCTGACATCAATAGCTCACAATGAGTTGGTATGCTGTTCAGTCCACAGAACGGCTACTACAACTGTGCACAGGAGATGGGCTCGCTTCTAACTAAATCATAAAGTAGCAAATTCTATACTAGATTAAAGGAGATAATATTTTAAAAGATGGAATTCCTCCACAGCTACATTCACATGAATGCTTGAGCACTTCGTACAAGTGAACAATTATTCACCACTTCTCATGCCATAATATAGCCAATACCCTAACAGAGTGGATGTAGTTGTAAAAGTTCATAgcttggaaataaaaataaaaaaaaaaccccacacaaaTATAAGTCCAGTACACTCTTGAAATACAGAAGTTTTATTTAGAAATGGCTTAAAGTAGAAAaacttgagaaaaaaaataaaataaaaatacatttggacTAAATTTGAGAAATCAAAGgaagggaggggaaaaaaaaaatacaagtattAAAAAGGCCACAAGAGATTTAGAAAGTGTAGCACTGCAGTGTCAGCTGGCTACCAAAAGGACACAAGCTGCTTAGGCGAGGACCTTCATACTTTTCATGCAgtacatgtttgtttttgttaccaaataaaatgtaaacaaatataacCAAACCATCTGTTCCAGGAGTGAACAACCCAGTGACCTGGAGAATACAGCAGATACATAGAGAACACATTGAGAATGAGATATTAAATAATGTTAGCAAAATAGTTTTacaaaggaaaaacaaacaaaaaaaaaagtgaaaagggtggggggggggggatgaataGGGAGGTGGCTGAACAGACAGGAATTTATCATTTAGCCTCAGTAAAAGGTCATCTCATCTTATGTACAACCATTTTGATTTAAACTTCTGTTATCCTCTTGGCTGCCAAAGGGCCTGCACAGACTGAAGCCATCTGCCTAGAGAGCAATAGAATGCAGGCAGCAGAGGTAGAGGCAGCAGCACCAACCCATTCTCCTCTGCATCTCACACCAGGAGCAGCACTTTGGATTCTTTCGCTACTTGTAAGCATTAAAAAGATGAAGAACCCGCTCGCTTCATGGCGAGCATCTATCTAGCTAGACACACACATTAAGCCATGTTACACTTTGAGCTCAGATATGAAAGCACATGTAAACTCCGTAAGGCATTTTCATCTCCTGTCCACCACACTTTCTCATTACAATGAACattttcagttttttgttttaaacaccaCAACGTGACAAGTCTTCCATTACTTTTCCTCTTCATTTTGCAACTATTTAAAACGTTCTTGCCCTCCATCAAATTAACCTTCATTAGTCTTCATCAAACGTTCCTCTAAgaacgtttaaaaaaaataagttatatgTTAATACTTTCTTGCTACAAAACAAGACATCTCCAAAGGTTAAACCACTAAAATGAGTGAAACTTTGGCAAAGTACATTTTCAAAAAGTGAGGTGCTGAGCCAGCCCTCTGAGAATAAAAGGGATGTTTTTACAGTTACGCACATGATttgggcaaaaaaacaaaacaaaaaaaacaaaacaaaaagaaaatgacTGCAAGGCAGGAGTGTGCCATTAATATTCTTCCTGGTCCTCTGGGGGTGCACCTTCATCCGGTATGACAAAGCCCTcctagagaaaataaaaaaggcattATTAGCTTCCAGTATGCATTGCTAGACAATTGGTAGAAAAACAGAAGTTTCAGTATAGGCACTATAAGGGTGTATTTTAAGCACCaattgacaccagggggtaaatgtatgaatctccggactcttcatctccggcgtgttcagcctcttcagcgcttaaacttaaagcggcgctgcattgtaaagggaaacttccctttacaatgcagcgccgctttaaatttaagcgctgaagaggctgaacacgccggagatgaagaatccggagattcatacatttacccccagattgcaTGAAGCTTGTCTaggatatgggggggggggggggcgggggggaatAATAGATGTCAATAGGAGATTACAAATTGGGCAAGAGGTTAAGTTTTCACCTCTCACATGAAGTCACTGCAATGTATTTAGAACATGGAAAGATTTCTACCGCTACCCACCTTGCTCCTGCTCTTATTAAAACTTCACAATTCTAGCAGGAGGAGCCCTTTGGCTCCTCTTCATGAAGATAAAGATCACACACAGATTGCCATTACTGTCTATATGCCTCGTGTGAATTGTGTGTATTCCTACCCCATTGAACCTCCCtttttcccccccccttcccacttttttgttttctgtactcCATATACTTGATAAAACTTCAATAAAACTTCAATAAAACCGCTAAGAACATGGAAAGATTTGTTTAGGGGCTATGCTAAAAGGCACTTTTGTGCAAATAAAACGCATCCAGCTCTCGCCATCTTCATTTATGTATTTACCTAGCCATCATTAAGACCAACAGGAGTGCAATTATATTCATATTAAGACAACCACTGGTATTGATTCATGGTAGGTTTGGATCTCTTTTCATTGGAATCATTAATACTATTTGTCCaggaataaatatgtaatatatatttagctAGGGTTTAAAGCACTAAAACCTAAAATGCAAAGCCTATAATATCCACAAGTGTACATACACAATACACCTCAGATTTCCTGCCATTCAACACCACTACAGCCAAACAATATGAGTTGGGAGTCGCAGGTGACTTTGTTACTAATAACTAATATATACATTCCAACTGAGATCAACAGTTTAAACTGGTATAAGACAGATGTGTTCCTGTTTTGTAGGGTAGGCAGATTGTATGTCTGGTTCTCACTAAACAAGAATTCCAGACAGGCAAATTCATTtgtgcacattttttattttacttgcacCAGATGCAAGCTTGCAATATAATTCAGGTTATTTCTGGTCTGTAAGATTGCTGCCAAATCCCACAAATCTACCCCCAAGAGATTGTGATGCCAATAATTTGCccctttaaaatatgtttatgaaTTTATTATAATGGCTTTccccaaaataattttgtttagtGGCAGTTCAGTACAGCATATAAAATGTCCCCAAGAGCAGGACTGAATAAGGAATACATACATCTGTAGCATACAGAATCTCTATGATCCTTTGCAGGACTGGATCACTCTCGCCCTCGTTTTCCTGACAGATCAGTTCAATATTCCTTAGCTTGCCAAAATAAAAGTCTCTTTCTTTCTCTAAGTCTTCAACTGTTATTTTCAGCACATTTAtctgcaaataaacaaaaaaataaattttaatttcaTAACAGTAAGTAAACATTTTACTAAACCGGTATATTTTCAATTTAAACAATAGGAAGAGAAAGACTCTTATTAATGAAATCATGTACCTGTTGAATTAACTCTGCAGATTCCTCCTCTCCATTGCCTACAGCAGCAGGCTTTCTGCCAATCCCTGGGGCAGGTTTGTTGGCAACTGCGGTCCTCTGGGCTGGAACGGCCCTCTGTGGAGCTGAGAGATAGATGGAGCAGTTATACAAGAGATCTTGGCTGCAGAAATTCACAATGTATGCCAAACATGTGCTTGCCACAACAAAAACACCATAGCCCTGAGCCTGTTGTGAAACACCTCAAAAAGTGTGCACACCACTCCCGACACAAATAAGTACCAATTTTGGCCATTTTCCTCTGAATTTCTGCCTTAGGAGGCTTTCCTTCAGTTGAGTCATCTGGAAGAGGTACATATTTGCCAGAGTCAGACATACAGAGGCCAAGTCTGCATGTAGACAGACCATACTTGTTACTTGTGGCAACAAggacaaaacaatttttttcacaCGTTTTGGAATTATCTTTATTCAAAACTATGGGAGCAAATAGTTGATTGGTCCAGTATTTATCCCACATGCTCTCACAGGGAAAGTGTAATCTGCTGTAGGTACCTAACCAAAGCACCAGAATATGGAGAATATGTGCTATTGTAGACACCAGCAGATGCTTGCCATCTGTGATATCTTTGCTACAGTTTTTATGGAGCCTGACTGCACCAAGGGTTGACCCTAATGAAGAGGAAGGGGGCTCTTCAGGTATAAAAACTGGGTTACTTTAAGGGAAGTCTGAAGCAGAGGGAAAATATACTGACTGCCTTTCATGACAGATCTAGTTAGCCAGTCATTTTATAATCCTACGCCTCCCAACGAGATACTACCAAAAAAGTATTAAACACCACCCAGGACACTAGGTTACaatacagagcacagaacacaacATTCCACTGTCATGGAAGCAGTTTTTTTTCTATTACTAAAAACTAAAGAGCAATGTCAGATTCTTTTGGGGACTCCTGTTATGACAGTATATGTATTATGGATGTGAAAAAGGTTTAATTCCGCAAATACAGATCTCTTTAGTACTTATCCATTACTTCAATCAAACTCCTCTTTGAGGGCCCAGCAGCTCTCAGACTATGGCAGGAAGAGAATAAGTGTGCCCACTACACCTAGCTGTGTTACCTGGAGTAGAACTAAACAGCTAACTTTCAGGGCCACACAGGGGTTGGGgagaagcaaaaaacaaaaacccaccacacaaaaaaaaacaaaaaaacagagcagTAATTCCCAGTACCAGAGTTTGTAGATCCCATTGGCTTCTTGGGCTTGTTCAGGACTGGAgttgggagaactggagcaggtGCTGTTTCTTGTCCTTGTCTGGCTGCAACGGGGTCATAGTCTTTCCCATCATAATTTGCATCAAAAAACTTTTTAAACCACTGTATAAATTCAAAGTTGTCCTGGAACTTTCCTTTCACCAACTTGTCCACTGGAATTATCTACAGGAATCACAAACAATTCAACCAATTGTGAAATCATGTCAAAATTCactttatataaagaaaatattcagCTGTTTGATCACAAATGTGATGTGAACAGCTATATTTGTAGAAATCACTTCTGTAACCACATGTAATATCTTCTATGGCGTTATACTACATCTCATTTGGAGAATTCCATAACTTATTACAACCACCTTATCCAAAGGTTGTTTAGAACCTTCAAATAGCAGAACACTTACATAAAGATGGGTGGCATCTTGGTTTTTCCTCAATTTTAGCACTAGACCAGAGAAATCACACTAAAGCAAAACATTTGCTCTGTTGTACATATTACAgagttcccaaatgtaaagtacTATGGAATTTGCCgacactatataaatgttgattagGATTACAGTGTGCACTAGGGACGGCTCTACTTGGCAGCAAACATGACTTCGCACACTATATAAGGTAAGAAATATGGTTTAGCTTTCTGTAGTTGGCATTAGATATATAGTAAGCCATATATGGATGCTGTGAGCTATATCAGCTTCTAACTTTGGGAGAGGACTTCTAGATTTTGTACATTTGAAAAAACCTGCAACTACTGCAATTGCCCATGTACATTTGCCAGCTGTTTACAGATTCTTCTACCAACATACAAGGcgatcaacaaaattgcacagccatacatctcctcacttgtctcaaaatatctcccaactggacACCTTTGTTCTGCACAAGAACTGCATCAATTCCACTCTCATCACTAACTCCCATTCTCAGTTGCAGGAcattttcgggctgcacccactcgcaccacaagactttcttttagtcttcaagtgttctctgaaaacccacctcttcagacaagcatataatattcctctactacCCTCTTAATCtgtctagattaccctattaccaccctctctacacagctaacacaagacaacaaccctctgaccaacatagttgtgtgactgagcatacagcccaccaAATACTTTGCAATCTAGCAAGACaaacattcaatataatgtaTCACtcacccttgtgtatcaaaccattgtccaatagattgtaagcttgcgggcagggccttcttacctctacataCATACGTACTACCCAGTATGTATTTAATACTGTTTGTTCCGAATTGTAAGACGTTACGGAATCTGCTggagctacataaataaatgttgatgacgactCCGTGCCGACTCAAGAAGCTGCAGGCAGCGCAAATTCAGCAAACAAATGGGCAGACTCTAGGAGTTGCCGAAAATGGTCTGAGCAGTGGATTTGTGCAATAAATGTCTGTATGATGTAACAGTCAAGAAGGGACTAGCAATATTGCATAAGCCAACTGCCATCACTGAGGCATGCAAAATTGCATATAGCTGCTGGTCAAGTATTCACCACGTAGAAAGATTTACCATGAATTCTGACCAAGGGCTCAGTTTAAAAGAGGTCCAATGTGCCTGGGAAGGACACTGAGCAATGTGTAGTTAACTTTTGCCAACATGCAATttacacctgttcttctactccgcctgtagcacattaacctgcctggagtttctgaagcatttgtatttttgtttattgttatgtactgtctcaccctgtatagtctactgtttgctctgtgtacggcgctgcggaaatcttgtggcgcctaacaaataaatgatattattaaCGCGTGTTAAATCCTTTTATTCAATTGGAGGCACTTAGAGACAGACACCATGTTGGGCCTGCAGTCCTCTTGAGAAAGTCTGTGTCATGTGCTTCTTGGCTAGTGAGGTGACCCAAGGAACACATAAGCACTagttataaataaattttatttttcttataaatatgtattttatactttattacattttataagcCTATGCTtgtcatgttatatatttattttttaacaactcGTGAAAGCATTGCCATCAGAGGGAACAAATAAATAAGCTGATATGTCCATGAGACAGACATTGTATCTACCAGAAGAGACATCCAGGGTGCTGGCACATTTTTTCCTGCCCAGACAATAATATTGATTGTTTCCTTTATTATCAGGACGGCTCTTAGCAACTCCAAGATGGTTGATGTATGTCACCGCCATGGCATTGCcagattaaatttttttatagCTTTCCCATATAGAAGAAACTGTCCTTTGATTAGATCACTTTCATAAATGGGGAGTTTTCACTCCCGAGACAAAAACCCTGCAGACTGTTCTGTACAGCTACAACTCTCCATCTGCCATCACAATTGTCCAATCCTAAATGGCAAATGGATGACCCCCATTGAGGTTGTCAACCCCCAATCAAAAGAGGAGCAACACATACGCCCCAGGAGACAGACTGATGAATTAGCAAGTCTACTTTGTtccatttcaaaataaaattgaTCTGGAACCCCAAAATGCACCTCCTCTAAGGTCAATATAACACACTGCCCAAGACCTACATACATAACAGAGTCAACATCCAGAGAGTTGAAGACTTTAATAGTCTCTGTAGAGAGCAGGGCAAGCACTAGGTGGAATTTCTAGTCATTTATAACCCACCACGTGACACTAAATGATGGGGTGTCACTTGCAAATAGGTCTGAATAAGACACAGAATAAGCCGTCCTGGTAAGGAATAACTGTCAATACCTTGGATCTCAGAAGAACATCCTTAACATCCGTGATTTTTGTGAATACCTTAGGCACTGTTGCCAGACCAAAGCTGGAGacaaacattcttaaaaagactGCACTGCGAATATAATAAAGTATTGATAACATTCCCAAAGTGGGACATACAAGTATGCATTTCTCATGTTCATGGAGACCATA
The nucleotide sequence above comes from Mixophyes fleayi isolate aMixFle1 chromosome 6, aMixFle1.hap1, whole genome shotgun sequence. Encoded proteins:
- the MAPRE1 gene encoding microtubule-associated protein RP/EB family member 1, whose protein sequence is MAVNVYSTSVTSDNLSRHDMLAWINESLQLNLTKIEHLCSGSVYCQFMDMLFPGSVTLKKVKFQAKLEHEYIQNFKVLQAGFKKMGVDKIIPVDKLVKGKFQDNFEFIQWFKKFFDANYDGKDYDPVAARQGQETAPAPVLPTPVLNKPKKPMGSTNSAPQRAVPAQRTAVANKPAPGIGRKPAAVGNGEEESAELIQQINVLKITVEDLEKERDFYFGKLRNIELICQENEGESDPVLQRIIEILYATDEGFVIPDEGAPPEDQEEY